The Formosa sp. Hel1_33_131 genome window below encodes:
- a CDS encoding GNAT family N-acetyltransferase → MKSKYLESKRLYFEALSSKHLSEVYVNWLNDTRVNKYLESGGDYTLNKLESFLNEQEQKNILFWAIHIKESKKHIGNIKIDPINLDNNSGEYGILMGDCNEWGKGYAKEASVAIIDYCFKTLKFSKITLGVIDENKNAVKLYEKLGFATESIIENSGVYDNKMCNSIRMVKRND, encoded by the coding sequence ATGAAATCAAAATATTTAGAGTCCAAAAGGCTTTATTTTGAAGCACTTTCCTCAAAACACCTTTCGGAAGTCTATGTGAATTGGCTCAACGATACGAGAGTAAATAAATACTTAGAGTCTGGTGGCGATTATACATTAAATAAACTAGAATCGTTTTTAAATGAACAAGAACAAAAAAATATTTTGTTTTGGGCGATTCACATTAAAGAGTCTAAAAAGCATATTGGGAATATAAAAATTGACCCCATAAACTTAGATAATAATTCTGGGGAATACGGAATATTGATGGGCGATTGTAACGAATGGGGCAAGGGTTATGCCAAAGAAGCTTCTGTAGCCATTATAGATTATTGCTTTAAGACTCTAAAATTCTCTAAAATTACATTAGGAGTCATTGACGAAAACAAGAATGCTGTAAAACTATATGAGAAATTAGGGTTCGCAACAGAATCTATCATTGAAAACTCAGGAGTTTACGACAACAAGATGTGTAACTCTATACGAATGGTAAAAAGAAATGATTGA
- a CDS encoding aldo/keto reductase: MIEKIVLGTVQLGLDYGVNNQHGKPSLEQAFEILEVAFDNGIKTLDTAEAYGNSQEIIGKFQKEQPNKKFQIITKLASNTEIAPKKFIEHIAQNCKILNSDQLFGYMFHNYPSFKAREGLYDKLLLAKKEGLVSKAGISLYGNNEIEDVLNNYDGFDFIQIPFNLFDNDSKRSALLKEAKRKGVEVHTRSVFLQGLFFKPKSKISAKLQPLITYLATLENIKNSTSINTQTLALQYVLQKIYIDHVLIGVETAKQLVDNITNCKIEQTIPHHLIDAIDVKEIELLNPSNWS, encoded by the coding sequence ATGATTGAAAAAATTGTATTAGGAACAGTTCAGCTAGGGCTAGATTATGGGGTCAATAATCAACATGGAAAACCTTCATTAGAACAAGCGTTTGAAATTTTAGAGGTTGCCTTTGATAACGGAATAAAGACCCTTGATACTGCTGAAGCCTATGGGAATTCTCAAGAAATTATAGGGAAATTCCAAAAAGAACAGCCCAACAAAAAGTTTCAAATTATCACGAAACTTGCTAGCAATACAGAAATTGCTCCCAAAAAATTTATTGAACATATCGCTCAAAATTGTAAAATTTTAAATAGCGATCAACTTTTTGGGTATATGTTTCATAACTACCCAAGCTTTAAAGCTAGAGAAGGGTTGTATGATAAATTATTATTAGCAAAAAAAGAAGGACTTGTTTCAAAAGCAGGAATTTCACTTTATGGTAATAATGAAATAGAAGATGTGTTAAACAACTATGATGGTTTTGATTTTATCCAAATACCATTTAACTTGTTTGACAATGATTCTAAAAGAAGTGCTCTTTTAAAAGAGGCAAAGCGAAAGGGTGTTGAAGTACACACGCGATCTGTGTTTTTACAAGGTCTTTTTTTTAAACCCAAAAGTAAGATATCAGCAAAGTTACAACCCCTGATAACGTATTTGGCTACACTGGAAAACATAAAAAATTCTACGTCAATTAACACACAAACATTAGCTTTGCAATACGTTTTACAAAAAATATATATAGACCACGTTTTGATCGGAGTAGAAACCGCAAAACAGCTAGTTGATAATATAACTAATTGTAAGATAGAACAGACAATTCCTCATCATTTAATTGATGCAATTGATGTAAAAGAAATAGAACTGTTAAACCCTTCAAACTGGAGTTAA
- a CDS encoding aminotransferase class III-fold pyridoxal phosphate-dependent enzyme produces MSKKTGQDLYKKAKTLIPGGTMLLSKRPEMFLPDNWPSYYSKAKGCKVWDLDGKEYTDMCIMGIGTNTLGYGNEEVDNAVIETVKSGNMSTLNCPEEVALAEKLVEINPWADMVRFARSGGEANSIAIRIARAASGKDNVAICGYHGWHDWYLSANHNGGDDLSGHLIPGLSPNGVPKNLKNSVFPFHYNDFEELLEIVKSKDIGVIKMEVMRNVGPEDNFLQKVRDLATARNIVLIFDECTSGFRETYGGIYQKFNVEPDMAMYGKTIGNGYALTAVVGRRSVMEAAQTTFISSTFWTERIGPTAALKTLEVMEQMNSWDIITAQGKKIQNGWKSLAETHDLSISLGGIPSLCTYSFNAKDAMKYKTFVTQEMLKKGFLASTNFYACTEHKDQHITDYFDALDGIYKTISECNNGVKDIDELLEGPVCHSGFKRLN; encoded by the coding sequence ATGAGCAAAAAAACAGGTCAAGACCTTTACAAAAAAGCAAAAACGTTAATTCCGGGAGGAACCATGTTATTATCCAAGCGTCCAGAGATGTTTTTACCAGACAACTGGCCATCTTACTACTCTAAGGCCAAAGGGTGTAAAGTCTGGGATCTTGACGGAAAAGAATATACAGATATGTGCATCATGGGTATTGGCACAAACACCTTAGGCTATGGAAATGAGGAAGTAGATAATGCTGTTATAGAGACCGTAAAAAGCGGTAATATGAGCACTTTAAATTGTCCAGAAGAAGTTGCGCTTGCAGAAAAATTAGTCGAAATCAATCCATGGGCAGATATGGTCCGATTTGCAAGAAGTGGTGGAGAGGCAAATTCAATTGCGATTAGAATCGCAAGAGCAGCGTCTGGGAAAGATAATGTAGCTATATGTGGATATCATGGATGGCACGACTGGTATTTATCTGCCAATCATAATGGAGGCGATGATTTATCAGGACATTTAATACCTGGGTTGAGTCCCAATGGTGTTCCTAAAAATTTAAAAAACTCAGTATTTCCTTTTCATTATAATGACTTTGAAGAGCTCCTCGAAATTGTTAAAAGCAAAGATATTGGGGTTATAAAAATGGAAGTCATGCGAAATGTTGGTCCTGAGGATAATTTCCTTCAAAAAGTAAGAGATTTGGCAACAGCCCGAAATATTGTATTGATTTTTGATGAATGTACTTCTGGCTTTAGAGAAACCTATGGCGGAATCTATCAGAAATTCAATGTAGAACCCGATATGGCCATGTACGGAAAAACGATAGGTAATGGGTATGCACTCACAGCAGTCGTTGGAAGAAGGTCTGTTATGGAAGCAGCTCAAACAACCTTTATTAGCAGTACCTTTTGGACCGAACGTATTGGTCCAACCGCAGCGCTAAAAACACTTGAAGTGATGGAGCAAATGAACTCATGGGATATTATAACAGCGCAAGGAAAGAAAATACAAAACGGATGGAAATCATTGGCGGAAACACATGATTTATCAATTTCTTTGGGAGGGATTCCGTCGTTATGCACCTATAGTTTTAATGCTAAAGACGCCATGAAGTACAAAACATTTGTAACTCAAGAAATGCTTAAAAAAGGCTTCCTAGCAAGTACAAATTTCTATGCATGTACAGAGCATAAGGATCAACATATAACAGACTATTTTGATGCCTTAGACGGTATTTATAAAACGATTTCAGAGTGTAATAATGGCGTCAAAGACATTGATGAATTGCTAGAAGGCCCCGTTTGTCATTCAGGATTTAAGCGTCTAAATTAA
- the rfbC gene encoding dTDP-4-dehydrorhamnose 3,5-epimerase, with the protein MKISDTSLIDCKTISLQIHNDSRGYFSETYRQDKLNTALGYEVNFVQDNESFSKKGTLRGLHYQTGIYAQAKLIRVIQGRVLDVVVDLRKNSSSFSKHFSIELSEENKTQLFIPRGFAHGFIVLSDTAIFSYKCDNFYNSAHEEGIIYNDKDLNIDWQLDEKEFLISEKDLTLPTFSNKFL; encoded by the coding sequence ATGAAAATTAGTGATACCAGCCTTATCGATTGTAAGACCATTTCTCTTCAAATTCATAATGACAGTCGCGGTTATTTTTCTGAAACGTATCGTCAAGATAAACTAAACACTGCTTTAGGTTATGAAGTTAATTTTGTTCAGGACAATGAATCGTTTTCGAAAAAAGGAACTTTGAGGGGTTTGCATTACCAGACAGGCATTTATGCTCAGGCAAAACTTATCAGGGTTATACAGGGGAGGGTTTTAGATGTCGTCGTAGATCTTCGAAAAAATTCGTCTTCATTTTCTAAACACTTCTCAATTGAATTATCAGAAGAAAATAAAACACAACTTTTTATTCCAAGAGGATTTGCACACGGGTTTATAGTTCTTAGTGATACGGCCATCTTTTCTTACAAATGTGATAATTTTTATAACAGTGCTCACGAAGAAGGAATTATTTATAACGATAAAGACTTAAATATTGACTGGCAATTAGATGAAAAAGAGTTTTTGATCTCGGAAAAAGATTTAACACTGCCAACCTTTTCAAATAAGTTTCTATGA
- a CDS encoding DUF6909 family protein → MQKSQIKNINRSRAQESSHAIERMYLTMRHLFNRGFYKPMGVSGETLRQALLQLRPEIYGSIGGDKTELEGLLYVVDRLPVGIEECVLINLTSAEGFGNSHFEVIVPSKRRRNCYRIDFEQMNIEITRGRSEIYDILTHLTFMFIESHKIAKRVVIDDKGATTRDWIKLEAAVLSKKKLNQKERELAITHTGNILGRTFEEILEVYDQFATPKQPDHFLHLIYWLGKRAIEEIVDNSKRTISFSPVLRERLGHHIHGEVWANTIKDTLQKHQLINRPIHIISANLHSVMNTLHAPKALKDLCAKHEIFTVYELLSKEENKALRNKTKQVALQEGMIFIEDKSGTNIDVQIFDASKIDFSNTEFEFESTKNAPVIIVMDYAFGEQAYETIDELLKPFKTTENNIHLNVDSISIMGKAGILEGSKGDIMIPSAHIFEGTADNYPFKNELTLADFDTKDLKVFEGTMVTVLGTSLQNKDLLKFFHDSTWNVIGLEMEGAHYQKAIQAASRVRHSINPNVKVRYAYYASDNPLETGSTLASGGLGSTGVKPTYIITKQILHQIFN, encoded by the coding sequence ATGCAGAAATCTCAAATAAAAAATATAAATCGTAGCCGTGCTCAAGAAAGTTCTCATGCCATAGAGCGCATGTATTTGACAATGCGTCATTTATTTAACCGAGGATTTTATAAGCCAATGGGTGTTTCTGGTGAGACCTTGCGTCAAGCATTACTGCAATTACGTCCCGAAATATATGGCTCTATAGGGGGTGATAAAACGGAGTTGGAAGGCTTACTTTATGTGGTTGACCGTTTACCCGTTGGGATTGAAGAGTGTGTTCTGATAAACTTAACCAGTGCTGAAGGTTTTGGAAATTCTCATTTTGAAGTGATTGTTCCCTCTAAAAGGCGTCGTAATTGTTATCGAATTGATTTTGAGCAAATGAACATCGAAATCACTCGTGGACGTTCTGAGATTTATGATATTTTGACGCATTTAACATTTATGTTTATCGAGTCTCATAAAATCGCAAAACGTGTTGTTATTGATGACAAAGGAGCAACTACAAGAGATTGGATAAAGTTAGAAGCCGCCGTACTTTCTAAGAAAAAGCTAAATCAAAAAGAGCGGGAGTTAGCCATCACTCATACAGGGAATATTCTGGGTAGAACTTTTGAGGAAATTCTAGAGGTTTATGACCAGTTTGCAACCCCAAAACAACCGGATCATTTTTTACATCTGATTTATTGGTTAGGAAAACGAGCGATTGAAGAAATTGTAGACAATTCTAAACGAACCATCAGCTTTAGTCCTGTCTTAAGAGAACGGTTGGGGCATCATATTCACGGAGAAGTCTGGGCGAATACCATTAAAGACACCCTCCAGAAGCATCAATTAATTAATCGACCAATTCATATTATCTCCGCAAACTTACACAGTGTGATGAATACGCTTCATGCACCCAAAGCGCTAAAAGACTTGTGTGCGAAGCACGAAATTTTTACGGTATATGAATTGTTGAGTAAGGAAGAAAATAAAGCCCTTCGCAATAAAACCAAACAAGTAGCGTTGCAAGAAGGTATGATCTTTATAGAAGACAAGTCGGGAACCAACATAGACGTTCAAATTTTTGATGCGTCTAAAATTGATTTTTCTAATACGGAATTCGAGTTTGAATCTACAAAAAACGCACCCGTAATTATCGTTATGGACTATGCTTTTGGAGAGCAAGCTTACGAAACGATCGATGAATTGCTAAAGCCGTTTAAAACGACTGAAAACAACATTCATCTTAATGTGGATTCTATTTCTATAATGGGAAAAGCAGGAATCTTAGAAGGCTCTAAAGGAGATATTATGATTCCATCGGCACATATTTTTGAAGGAACCGCTGATAATTATCCTTTTAAAAATGAGCTAACACTTGCAGATTTTGACACAAAAGACCTGAAGGTTTTTGAAGGGACAATGGTGACCGTTTTGGGCACGTCGCTTCAAAATAAAGACCTTTTAAAGTTTTTCCATGATTCTACATGGAATGTTATTGGTCTTGAGATGGAAGGTGCGCATTATCAAAAAGCGATACAAGCAGCCTCAAGGGTTCGACATAGTATCAATCCTAACGTTAAGGTTCGATACGCTTATTATGCGAGTGATAACCCCCTTGAAACGGGCAGTACTTTGGCATCAGGGGGACTTGGTTCAACTGGCGTCAAACCAACCTATATAATTACGAAACAAATTTTACATCAGATATTTAATTAA
- the pseB gene encoding UDP-N-acetylglucosamine 4,6-dehydratase (inverting) — protein MNKKFELKGKSILITGGTGSLGKALTSHILATYPETRKLIIYSRDEQKQFQMAQEFPVHKYPQIRYFIGDVRDKDRLTRAFQDVDYVIHAAAMKHVHIAEYNPGECIKTNIGGAENVVEACLQTKVQRVVALSTDKACAPINLYGATKLTSDKLFIAANNIKGDNPIRFSVVRYGNVMGSNGSVIPFFINKKKEENKLPITDPNMTRFNISLQGGVDMVMHALEHAWGGELFVPKIPSYKIMDVANAIGPDCEKPLVGIRPGEKVHEEMITPSDSFYTYDLGKYYVILPATHMWKLRDFLDTFDAKKAPHGFSYNSGDNDDWETVESLRNLIKEHVDYNFKV, from the coding sequence ATGAATAAAAAGTTTGAATTAAAAGGAAAATCTATATTAATTACTGGAGGGACAGGTTCTCTTGGGAAAGCACTTACAAGTCATATTCTTGCTACATATCCCGAAACTCGAAAACTCATTATTTATTCTAGAGATGAGCAAAAGCAGTTTCAAATGGCTCAAGAATTTCCTGTACATAAATATCCACAAATACGTTATTTTATTGGAGATGTTAGAGACAAGGACCGTCTAACAAGAGCCTTTCAAGACGTTGATTATGTGATTCATGCAGCTGCCATGAAACACGTTCATATTGCAGAATACAATCCAGGAGAGTGTATTAAAACCAATATAGGCGGCGCTGAAAATGTGGTTGAAGCCTGCCTTCAAACGAAGGTTCAACGTGTAGTAGCCTTATCTACTGATAAAGCCTGTGCCCCCATAAATTTATATGGCGCCACGAAGCTTACTTCTGATAAATTATTTATAGCAGCTAATAATATAAAAGGAGACAATCCCATTCGTTTTTCCGTAGTTCGATATGGGAACGTTATGGGCTCTAATGGTTCTGTAATTCCATTTTTTATTAATAAAAAGAAAGAAGAGAATAAACTTCCTATTACCGACCCCAATATGACCCGATTTAATATTTCTCTTCAGGGAGGAGTTGATATGGTGATGCATGCGCTTGAGCACGCTTGGGGAGGGGAATTATTTGTTCCTAAAATACCGTCTTATAAAATCATGGATGTTGCAAACGCTATTGGCCCAGACTGTGAGAAACCCTTAGTGGGAATTAGACCAGGCGAAAAAGTTCATGAAGAGATGATTACCCCTTCAGATTCTTTTTACACCTACGACTTAGGAAAATATTATGTAATATTGCCCGCAACACATATGTGGAAGTTAAGGGACTTTTTAGACACTTTTGATGCCAAAAAAGCACCTCATGGGTTTAGTTATAATTCAGGTGATAATGATGATTGGGAAACCGTAGAAAGTCTTAGAAATTTAATAAAAGAACATGTAGATTATAACTTTAAAGTATAA
- the pseC gene encoding UDP-4-amino-4,6-dideoxy-N-acetyl-beta-L-altrosamine transaminase: MKVIPYGRQHIDQDDIDTVVKTLSADFLTQGPKVKEFEEKFATYVGARFAVAVNNATSGLHLAVLALGLKKGERVITTPITFAASANCVRYAGGKVWFADIDKDSYTLCLESTRKLIESKPKGFFKGIIPVDFAGLPVDLEAFRALADKHDLWIIEDACHAPGGYFTDSKSKKQLCGNGNYADIGIFSFHPVKHIACGEGGMITTNSETLYKKLASLRSHGITKDHMAENHGGWFYEMQELGFNYRLTDIQSALGITQLAKNNAGVARRNDIAKTYKHAFKGIVKFQNLQEGDLNAHHLFVIEVEDRKGLYDFLRTHQIFAQIHYIPVHTLPYYKEIGYKSADLSNSEAYYSKCISLPMYPTLTDEEQAFVIEKVLTFVK; this comes from the coding sequence ATGAAAGTGATCCCTTACGGAAGACAACATATAGACCAAGACGATATTGATACGGTTGTAAAAACGCTTTCTGCAGATTTTTTAACGCAAGGACCAAAGGTTAAAGAGTTTGAAGAAAAGTTTGCGACCTATGTAGGTGCAAGATTTGCAGTTGCTGTAAACAATGCTACTTCAGGACTGCACTTAGCAGTTTTGGCACTCGGTTTAAAAAAAGGAGAACGTGTTATTACAACGCCTATTACCTTTGCTGCATCGGCGAACTGTGTTCGATACGCGGGCGGCAAAGTTTGGTTTGCAGATATTGACAAAGATTCATACACATTATGTTTAGAAAGCACTAGAAAGCTTATTGAGAGCAAGCCAAAAGGTTTTTTTAAAGGCATAATACCTGTTGATTTTGCGGGGCTTCCAGTAGATTTAGAAGCATTTAGAGCCTTGGCCGACAAACATGATTTATGGATCATTGAAGATGCCTGCCATGCACCAGGAGGTTATTTTACAGATTCAAAAAGTAAAAAACAACTGTGTGGTAACGGAAATTATGCAGATATAGGGATATTTTCATTCCACCCAGTAAAACATATCGCGTGTGGAGAAGGCGGGATGATTACTACAAATTCCGAAACACTGTATAAAAAGCTAGCATCCTTAAGATCACATGGGATCACCAAAGATCACATGGCTGAAAACCATGGTGGTTGGTTTTATGAAATGCAAGAGTTAGGGTTTAACTACAGGCTAACAGATATACAATCAGCCTTAGGGATTACACAACTTGCAAAAAATAACGCTGGTGTAGCGAGAAGAAACGACATAGCAAAAACTTACAAACACGCTTTTAAAGGAATTGTGAAATTTCAAAACTTACAAGAAGGTGATTTAAATGCACATCATTTATTTGTCATAGAGGTTGAAGATAGAAAAGGGTTATACGACTTTTTAAGAACGCATCAAATTTTTGCTCAAATACATTATATCCCCGTACATACGTTGCCCTATTATAAAGAAATAGGGTATAAAAGTGCAGATTTAAGCAACTCTGAAGCCTATTATTCTAAATGCATTAGTTTGCCAATGTATCCGACTCTAACAGATGAAGAACAAGCATTTGTTATTGAAAAAGTGTTAACTTTTGTGAAATGA
- a CDS encoding cytidylyltransferase domain-containing protein translates to MDVIVVTQARSGSSRLPNKVLKKIQGKTLLQIHIDRIKQAQEVDDIYIATTIKKTDDVIVELANALNVKHSRGSEDDVLDRFYQTVKNINPTFIVRLTSDCPLIDPKLLDEVITQAKQQNLDYYSNVFEERYPDGQDIEVFKFSALEKAWNETTLKSDREHVTPYIRNNSSYKGGVLFKSDNHGLEQNYNHVRLTVDEPQDFEVIKKIVETLGFDKDWKTYTDYYLNNPEIKALNSAVIRNEGYQKSINQDKNN, encoded by the coding sequence ATGGATGTTATTGTTGTCACCCAAGCAAGATCAGGATCTTCAAGATTACCTAACAAAGTCTTAAAAAAAATTCAAGGCAAAACACTGCTGCAAATTCATATAGATCGCATAAAGCAAGCGCAAGAAGTTGATGACATCTATATTGCCACTACTATTAAAAAAACAGATGATGTCATTGTTGAATTAGCAAATGCTTTAAACGTAAAACATTCAAGGGGAAGTGAAGACGATGTCCTTGATAGGTTTTATCAAACTGTAAAAAATATCAACCCCACGTTTATTGTCCGTTTAACTTCTGATTGCCCTTTGATTGACCCAAAACTTTTAGATGAAGTCATCACGCAAGCAAAACAACAAAACCTTGATTATTATTCCAATGTTTTTGAAGAACGCTATCCGGACGGACAAGATATAGAGGTGTTTAAATTTTCTGCACTTGAAAAAGCATGGAATGAAACGACTCTTAAGTCTGACCGGGAACACGTCACGCCTTATATTAGAAACAATTCCTCTTACAAAGGAGGCGTGCTCTTTAAGTCCGATAACCACGGTTTAGAACAAAATTATAATCATGTGCGATTAACAGTTGATGAACCTCAAGATTTTGAAGTGATAAAAAAGATTGTTGAAACTCTAGGCTTTGACAAAGACTGGAAAACCTATACAGATTACTACTTAAACAACCCCGAAATAAAAGCCCTTAACAGTGCTGTTATTAGAAACGAAGGTTATCAGAAATCCATCAACCAAGACAAAAACAATTAG
- the rfbD gene encoding dTDP-4-dehydrorhamnose reductase, giving the protein MRNILVTGANGQLASCIKEIEKLYEGLSIIYTDRQELDICDLNRVDAFFKSNPKIDYCINCAAYTAVDKAETEVDKVFEINATGPKNLAIVCSEHNTILIQISTDFVFDGQKAKPYKELDIPNPINVYGASKLQGEVEIQKTLENYFIIRTSWLYSAYGNNFMKTMLKLADTSDQINVVSDQIGSPTYAGDLAEVILNIINSSNKSFGLYHYSSEGVASWYDFTKAIFEESKKEIKINPIETAVYPTTAKRPVYSVMDKSKIKSTMEIEIPHWRETISNSVNYLSED; this is encoded by the coding sequence ATGAGAAATATTTTGGTAACCGGAGCAAACGGACAATTAGCAAGCTGTATAAAGGAAATAGAAAAACTGTATGAAGGTTTAAGTATTATTTACACCGATCGCCAAGAACTAGATATTTGCGATTTAAACCGGGTAGATGCGTTTTTTAAATCCAATCCGAAAATTGATTATTGTATTAATTGCGCGGCCTATACAGCTGTTGATAAAGCAGAAACAGAAGTTGATAAAGTATTTGAAATTAACGCAACAGGGCCAAAAAACTTAGCGATCGTTTGTAGCGAACATAACACGATTTTAATCCAGATTTCCACCGATTTTGTGTTTGATGGGCAAAAGGCAAAACCCTACAAAGAATTAGACATCCCGAATCCAATTAATGTATATGGAGCTTCTAAATTGCAGGGCGAAGTTGAGATACAAAAAACATTAGAAAATTATTTTATAATTAGAACTTCTTGGTTATATTCTGCGTACGGAAATAATTTCATGAAAACCATGTTAAAACTTGCCGATACAAGCGATCAAATAAATGTAGTCAGCGATCAAATAGGATCGCCAACGTATGCAGGAGATTTAGCAGAAGTGATATTAAATATCATTAATTCTAGTAATAAGAGTTTTGGATTGTATCACTATAGTAGTGAGGGTGTGGCTAGTTGGTATGATTTCACAAAAGCTATTTTTGAAGAATCAAAAAAAGAAATAAAGATAAACCCAATTGAAACAGCCGTATATCCAACCACAGCGAAGCGACCTGTTTATAGTGTGATGGATAAGTCTAAAATTAAAAGTACTATGGAAATCGAAATCCCTCATTGGAGAGAAACAATAAGCAACAGTGTAAATTATTTATCAGAAGATTAA